Proteins encoded by one window of Rutidosis leptorrhynchoides isolate AG116_Rl617_1_P2 chromosome 7, CSIRO_AGI_Rlap_v1, whole genome shotgun sequence:
- the LOC139859904 gene encoding uncharacterized protein → MALVRWSKACLPKECGGLGIIPLRLKNLTLLAKWSLLSPIWFDLVKLQRVDELFDIISPQSGVGRFLWFNDLGYGLDEERDLYEESQLQTLLALLGPISHNNDKGDEIQRVHSVDKVYSVAEGTRITLVANLNVEFDWVNVVWNKSIPSKITIFHWLAIQGGILVKEVLHFRHCLRDGSDDKCGWCSDIESIDHLLLHCPWSYSIWAAMFKWWNIYWVMPSPVSEFSLDCYKGLGINASKFWSLIGPATYWAIWLA, encoded by the exons ATGGCTCTTGTAAGATGGAGTAAAGCGTGTCTACCAAAAGAATGTGGAGGGCTCGGTATCATTCCTTTGAGACTTAAAAATCTTACTTTATTAGCAAAATG GAGCCTATTGTCCCCTATATGGTTCGACTTGGTGAAGCTTCAAAGAGTAGACGAGTTGTTCGATATCATTAGCCCTCAGA GTGGGGTGGGTCGATTCTTATGGTTCAATGATTTGGGATATGGGTTGGATGAGGAGAGGGATTTGTATGAAGAATCACAATTACAAACGCTTTTGGCATTGTTGGGTCCTATATCGCATAATAATGATAAGGGTGATGAGATTCAAAGGGTTCACTCCGTTGATAAGGTCTATTCGGTAGCGGAGGGCACCCGGATTACGCTTGTTGCTAATTTGAATGTAGAGTTCGATTGGGTTAATGTTGTATGGAACAAAAGTATCCCTTCCAAAATCACTATCTTTCATTGGTTAGCAATCCAAGGAGGAATACTGGTTAAAGAAGTGTTACATTTTAGGCATTGTTTGAGAGATGGTTCGGATGACAAGTGCGGGTGGTGTTCGGATATCGAATCGATAGACCATCTTCTTTTACATTGTCCATGGTCTTATAGTATTTGGGCGGCTATGTTCAAGTGGTGGAATATTTATTGGGTCATGCCTTCGCCCGTCTCGGAGTTCTCTTTAGATTGTTATAAGGGCTTGGGTATAAATGCATCAAAGTTTTGGAGCTTAATCGGGCCGGCTACGTATTGGGCGATTTGGTTGGCTTGA